A portion of the Sphaerochaeta pleomorpha str. Grapes genome contains these proteins:
- a CDS encoding ABC transporter permease, with product MKQREGSALTGLSVVFYKELQDFTGSVRMVVLTILILLTAGASMYVATETLRSLVGEDSFLLLGLFTIAKDPIPSFLSFMSFLVPLTGIALGFDTINGEFQNRTLGRVLSQPIYRDVLLFGKALGALVAMAIILLALWLLVIGSAMLFLGVPPSGEQIARALVFYLITVLYGTLWFVISMFCSIICRQNATSALVAIAIWLFSLVFWPMLSQLLSQAIGGNGSLLAAKLNIVLSRLSPYTLYCESSIAILNPTTRSLGVVLFSQIQGAMLGSPLPFGQSLLLIWPQMTSFFASILLFFTGGYVLFQRREIRM from the coding sequence GAAACAGCGTGAAGGGTCCGCCTTGACCGGGTTATCCGTGGTTTTCTACAAGGAACTGCAGGATTTTACCGGTAGTGTGAGAATGGTGGTCTTGACCATTCTTATCCTGTTGACTGCCGGGGCCAGTATGTATGTAGCAACAGAGACACTTCGTTCTCTGGTAGGGGAAGACTCTTTTCTGCTTCTGGGCTTGTTTACCATCGCAAAAGACCCCATTCCCTCATTCCTTTCCTTTATGTCGTTTCTGGTTCCCCTGACAGGTATTGCCTTGGGATTCGACACGATCAACGGGGAGTTCCAGAACAGAACCCTAGGAAGAGTATTATCCCAACCTATTTACCGTGACGTCCTGCTGTTCGGAAAGGCCTTGGGAGCATTGGTTGCGATGGCAATTATTTTGCTTGCCCTTTGGCTTCTGGTTATCGGCTCGGCTATGCTCTTTTTGGGCGTTCCTCCCTCTGGGGAGCAGATTGCAAGGGCTCTGGTGTTCTATCTGATAACAGTGCTCTATGGAACTCTCTGGTTTGTCATTTCCATGTTCTGTTCCATCATATGCAGACAGAACGCCACCTCGGCTTTGGTGGCAATAGCCATCTGGCTCTTCTCCTTGGTTTTCTGGCCCATGCTTTCCCAGTTACTTTCCCAGGCAATAGGGGGAAACGGGAGTCTCTTGGCGGCAAAACTCAACATTGTGCTCTCCAGGCTCTCTCCCTACACGCTCTATTGTGAATCGTCGATCGCAATTCTCAACCCTACGACAAGATCACTCGGGGTTGTGCTCTTCTCCCAGATCCAAGGGGCGATGCTAGGTTCACCGCTTCCCTTTGGACAAAGTCTGTTGCTTATATGGCCTCAGATGACGTCTTTCTTCGCAAGTATCCTGTTATTTTTCACCGGTGGTTACGTACTCTTCCAAAGACGGGAAATCAGGATGTAA
- a CDS encoding sulfate/molybdate ABC transporter ATP-binding protein, with translation MSLQVAMTVGAPAAKGCPPFSLAVEMTVSPGEIVGLLGPSGSGKSMTLKSIAGIMEPERGSIILYGNVLYDSSTHRNVPTRERRVGYLFQSYALFPHMTILQNVMSGIARDRAESYGQWKKRAHQIAMEYLSMVKMDAFAPQNPLRVSGGQQQRVAIARLLASQPLAILLDEPFSSLDNELKDAIDADLKPALLSAHCPVVFVSHNQEEVKRYCSRTICIGEGALGNPYAEPRCTP, from the coding sequence ATGAGTTTGCAAGTTGCAATGACCGTGGGGGCCCCGGCTGCAAAAGGGTGTCCTCCTTTTTCCCTTGCAGTGGAAATGACTGTTTCCCCTGGGGAAATTGTTGGTTTGCTTGGTCCTTCCGGGAGTGGGAAAAGCATGACGCTCAAGAGCATCGCAGGGATTATGGAACCTGAAAGAGGCTCCATTATCCTTTACGGGAATGTTTTATACGATTCTTCCACCCATCGCAATGTGCCCACCAGAGAGCGTAGGGTAGGGTATCTGTTTCAATCGTATGCACTCTTTCCCCATATGACAATCTTGCAGAACGTAATGAGTGGAATTGCCAGAGACAGAGCTGAGTCGTATGGGCAATGGAAAAAACGGGCACACCAGATTGCCATGGAATACCTTTCAATGGTAAAAATGGATGCTTTTGCCCCTCAGAACCCCTTGAGGGTATCAGGTGGCCAACAGCAACGGGTGGCAATTGCACGGCTGCTCGCCTCCCAGCCCTTGGCAATACTTTTGGATGAACCCTTCTCTTCTTTGGACAATGAATTGAAAGATGCCATTGATGCCGATCTCAAACCTGCCTTGTTGTCTGCACACTGCCCAGTGGTCTTTGTTTCGCATAACCAAGAAGAAGTCAAACGGTATTGTTCCCGTACAATATGTATCGGTGAAGGTGCCTTGGGGAACCCATACGCTGAGCCACGGTGTACCCCGTAG
- the modB gene encoding molybdate ABC transporter permease subunit, translated as MFDYSPLVISLRAAILATTLVFILGNIVARWSMGLKGAIATFVDTVLTLPLVLPPTVLGFFLLVLFGKNGPLGSLLGAFGGSVIFTWYATVLSAMVVSFPLMYRSARGAFEQVDKERIWAARTLGMKEPMIFLRIMIPEAWPGIAAGLVLSFSRALGEFGATLMIAGNIPGKTQTIPMAIYFATAGGDMKTAWVWVLVIVALSGLSLIALANFTRGRQ; from the coding sequence ATGTTTGATTATTCTCCCTTGGTCATCTCCCTGCGGGCAGCAATCCTTGCAACTACCCTGGTATTTATTCTGGGGAATATCGTTGCACGTTGGAGCATGGGTCTCAAAGGTGCTATCGCCACGTTTGTAGACACTGTACTGACACTTCCTTTGGTGCTTCCCCCAACGGTTTTAGGTTTTTTCCTGTTGGTGTTATTCGGGAAGAATGGCCCGTTAGGGTCGTTACTGGGAGCTTTCGGGGGAAGCGTTATCTTTACCTGGTATGCGACAGTCTTGTCTGCAATGGTAGTTTCCTTTCCCTTGATGTATCGCTCTGCACGGGGTGCCTTTGAACAGGTAGACAAGGAGAGAATCTGGGCGGCACGGACTTTGGGGATGAAAGAGCCAATGATTTTCCTTCGGATTATGATTCCTGAGGCCTGGCCGGGCATTGCTGCAGGCCTTGTCTTGAGCTTTTCCAGGGCTCTGGGGGAATTTGGGGCAACACTCATGATCGCAGGTAATATTCCGGGGAAAACCCAGACGATTCCAATGGCAATCTATTTTGCCACCGCAGGTGGTGATATGAAAACCGCTTGGGTCTGGGTACTGGTCATTGTTGCCCTTTCTGGTCTTTCCTTGATTGCTTTGGCAAATTTCACAAGGGGGCGGCAATGA
- the modA gene encoding molybdate ABC transporter substrate-binding protein, translating into MKKTLLALLVLGMCIATVGAQGVQEEKTEILVSAAASLTNCMGELSVRFMQDNPTITVNCNYGSSGSLQMQIEQGAPADIFFSAGSKQMEALKAKGLMDTDTVKDLLENKVVLIVAKDGKRLANFEALDEDFITKIGVGEPKSVPAGQYAAQVFKSLNLTDAIASRLVYAKDVREVLYWVETENVQAGIVYETDAKISSAVVICATAPQGSHTPIIYPVGVVKDSKHPTQAKAFVDFLSTEEAVEIFASYGFTVIESHV; encoded by the coding sequence ATGAAAAAGACACTATTGGCTCTGTTGGTTTTAGGTATGTGTATTGCTACTGTTGGGGCCCAGGGGGTACAAGAGGAAAAGACGGAGATTTTGGTGAGTGCAGCTGCCAGTCTTACGAACTGTATGGGCGAACTGAGTGTCCGCTTTATGCAGGACAATCCCACAATAACCGTCAATTGCAACTATGGTTCCTCCGGTTCTTTGCAGATGCAGATCGAACAGGGCGCCCCTGCCGATATCTTTTTTTCTGCAGGTAGCAAACAGATGGAGGCACTCAAGGCAAAAGGGCTTATGGATACAGATACGGTCAAGGACCTCCTTGAGAATAAGGTTGTACTCATTGTTGCCAAGGATGGGAAAAGACTTGCAAACTTTGAAGCCCTTGATGAAGATTTCATAACCAAGATCGGGGTTGGCGAACCAAAGTCGGTTCCGGCTGGCCAATATGCCGCCCAAGTATTCAAAAGTCTCAATCTTACCGATGCAATTGCCTCCAGACTTGTGTATGCCAAGGATGTACGGGAAGTGCTTTACTGGGTGGAGACAGAGAATGTACAGGCAGGAATCGTCTATGAAACGGATGCGAAGATAAGTTCTGCCGTGGTAATCTGTGCGACGGCCCCACAGGGGAGCCATACACCCATAATCTATCCTGTAGGAGTGGTCAAGGATAGCAAACATCCGACCCAGGCAAAAGCGTTCGTTGATTTTCTTTCTACCGAAGAGGCTGTGGAAATCTTCGCAAGCTATGGTTTTACGGTAATCGAGAGCCATGTTTGA
- a CDS encoding molybdenum cofactor synthesis domain-containing protein: MIEGTIRSVCTSSGKGTAKEPREMAIAKTQWGLDGDAHCGKWHRQVSLLSYDKVEAFRNQGAEIADGDFGENLLVSGIDFATLPLGTVFVAGDVVLELTQIGKECHSGCDIFKKMGKCIMPSQGVFTRVLHGGTLQPGMVLKAYVKMRAFVLCASDKGYASLRVDESTPAVCRLAEESGYEIVGTCLLPDDRTLLSEKMAEVCDRYQADLLLTTGGTGLSLRDITPEATLDIAHRQVPGLAELMRSSCLPITDRSSLSRSVCATRERTLIVNLPGSPKAAVENLSAILSPLEHGLLMLSGRSSECATLRTEESHQA, from the coding sequence ATGATTGAAGGAACAATACGCTCTGTCTGTACCAGTTCAGGGAAAGGAACAGCCAAGGAACCCAGAGAAATGGCCATCGCCAAGACCCAATGGGGTTTGGACGGTGATGCCCACTGTGGAAAATGGCACCGTCAGGTAAGTCTGCTTTCGTATGACAAAGTAGAAGCCTTCCGTAACCAAGGGGCCGAGATCGCCGATGGTGATTTCGGTGAAAACCTACTCGTTTCTGGAATTGACTTTGCGACGTTGCCCCTTGGTACTGTATTTGTAGCAGGGGATGTCGTCTTGGAATTAACCCAGATCGGAAAGGAATGCCATTCGGGGTGCGATATCTTCAAGAAAATGGGAAAGTGTATTATGCCATCCCAGGGGGTGTTTACCAGGGTCCTGCACGGAGGGACCTTGCAACCGGGAATGGTTCTCAAAGCTTATGTGAAGATGAGGGCCTTTGTCCTGTGTGCCAGTGACAAGGGATATGCAAGTTTGCGAGTCGATGAAAGCACCCCTGCGGTTTGCCGCCTAGCCGAGGAGTCTGGATATGAGATTGTGGGGACTTGCCTGCTTCCTGACGATCGGACGCTCCTGTCAGAAAAAATGGCAGAGGTCTGTGACAGGTATCAGGCCGACCTGCTTTTGACCACCGGAGGGACCGGCCTTTCTCTCAGGGATATCACCCCGGAAGCTACTCTCGACATTGCCCATCGACAGGTTCCCGGGCTAGCAGAGTTGATGCGGTCCTCCTGTTTACCGATTACCGACCGTTCTTCGTTGAGCCGGAGTGTCTGTGCTACCCGCGAGAGAACGCTCATTGTAAATCTTCCGGGAAGTCCCAAGGCTGCTGTGGAAAACCTCAGTGCTATACTCAGCCCTTTGGAACATGGATTGCTAATGCTCAGTGGAAGATCCTCTGAGTGTGCAACGTTGCGAACAGAAGAAAGTCACCAGGCATAA
- a CDS encoding GTP 3',8-cyclase MoaA, producing the protein MISDNPSRSDPLVDAQGRVLTYLRVSVTDACNYRCLYCGPQQTHGIFDDSQIMQLCRIFKNLGIDTIRITGGEPLVRKDLPSLVASIASLGFSRIGMTTNGSLLSENALPLAHAGLNGVNISLDATEPSLFASLSGGYSVEPVLLGIEKALEAGLQVKLNCVPLLDTYQKQIPQVMELARSLGVPVRFIELMPIGNGCLCQGVPFTLVRSFLRSNYGNPEPLEAAGVGGSGPARYSYYGNVAVGTIEALSACFCSACNRLRLTSNGLLRSCLYHDDSLELLPLLKANATDAQIELAIRQFVTKKPLHHDFALQGMSSCSLASFGG; encoded by the coding sequence ATGATAAGCGATAATCCAAGCCGCTCCGATCCGCTTGTAGATGCACAGGGAAGGGTTTTGACCTACCTGCGGGTTTCGGTTACCGATGCCTGCAATTACCGATGCCTCTATTGCGGACCCCAGCAAACCCATGGGATATTTGACGATTCCCAGATCATGCAACTGTGCAGGATTTTCAAGAACCTCGGTATCGACACCATCCGTATCACCGGAGGGGAACCTTTGGTGAGAAAAGACCTGCCCTCTCTGGTCGCTTCGATAGCAAGCCTAGGGTTTTCTAGAATTGGTATGACTACCAATGGTTCCCTTCTCTCTGAAAATGCCCTTCCTTTGGCACACGCTGGCCTGAATGGGGTGAATATCAGCCTTGATGCGACAGAACCATCCTTATTTGCTTCCCTCAGTGGGGGGTATTCGGTTGAGCCGGTTCTGCTGGGCATCGAAAAAGCCCTCGAGGCAGGGTTGCAGGTAAAACTCAATTGTGTACCCTTGCTCGATACGTACCAAAAACAGATTCCCCAGGTTATGGAACTTGCCCGCAGCCTTGGTGTTCCTGTCCGGTTCATTGAATTGATGCCGATTGGCAATGGCTGTCTTTGCCAGGGAGTTCCTTTTACCCTCGTACGTTCTTTTTTGCGTTCGAACTATGGAAACCCCGAACCACTCGAAGCTGCAGGGGTAGGAGGCAGTGGCCCTGCCCGATACAGCTACTATGGCAACGTAGCTGTTGGTACAATCGAAGCGTTGTCCGCTTGTTTTTGTTCGGCCTGCAATCGTTTGAGACTGACCAGCAACGGATTGCTCCGTTCTTGTCTCTATCACGACGATTCGCTTGAGCTACTCCCCCTACTTAAGGCAAACGCGACTGACGCCCAAATTGAACTGGCTATACGTCAGTTTGTAACGAAGAAACCATTACACCACGATTTTGCACTGCAGGGGATGTCTTCCTGTTCCCTTGCTTCTTTTGGAGGATGA
- the moaC gene encoding cyclic pyranopterin monophosphate synthase MoaC yields METLTHLDSEGKALMVDVSSKHDTMRTAIASGRILMNRKAFEAIGGGTVLKGDVLAAARIAGIMATKQTPNLIPLCHSLLLTSAKVDFRFLDDEVGLEATCTVETEGKTGVEMEALTGVSVALLTIYDFCKALDRGMQISDIRLLFKQGGKSGTYDKR; encoded by the coding sequence ATGGAAACCTTGACCCATCTCGACTCCGAGGGAAAAGCCCTCATGGTCGATGTTTCAAGCAAGCACGATACGATGCGGACTGCAATCGCCTCAGGCCGGATCTTGATGAACAGGAAAGCCTTTGAAGCCATTGGTGGAGGGACAGTCCTGAAAGGCGATGTGCTGGCCGCTGCAAGGATTGCAGGTATCATGGCTACCAAGCAGACCCCGAATCTCATTCCGCTTTGTCATTCCTTGCTGTTGACCTCCGCAAAGGTAGACTTCCGTTTCCTCGATGATGAAGTAGGCCTGGAAGCGACCTGCACGGTAGAGACAGAGGGTAAGACCGGGGTTGAAATGGAAGCGCTTACCGGCGTGTCAGTTGCCTTGCTCACCATCTATGATTTTTGTAAGGCCCTCGACCGTGGCATGCAGATCAGCGATATCCGCCTGTTGTTCAAGCAAGGTGGAAAAAGCGGGACCTATGATAAGCGATAA
- a CDS encoding molybdopterin-binding protein — protein sequence MKLVRTVDAVGQVLCHDLTQIIVGVSKDARFRKGHVVREEDIPVLLSMGKENLYVWEFEEGMLHENEGAEILCQACMNSSMEQGPVKEGKIELKATQEGVLEVDTKRLLAINSLGNVMIATRANHSVVRLNDKLAGMRVIPLVIDAGQMKKVSAIADASNPLLSIHPFLIKDCTLLVTGSEVSKNLITDTFSPVVEQKLKELGVVVTEKIYTGDDQAFIATSIKKAVAGGSSMVICTGGMSVDPDDRTPGAIKESGANIVTYGAPVLPGAMFLISYLGDVPVLGLPGCVMYAKRTVFDLALPRIVARIPLSGDDIAKWGNGGLCLQCPVCHFPNCNFGMGGI from the coding sequence ATGAAGTTAGTTAGAACAGTGGATGCAGTCGGTCAGGTTCTCTGCCACGACCTTACCCAGATTATCGTAGGAGTGAGCAAGGACGCTCGCTTTCGCAAAGGACATGTCGTGAGAGAGGAGGATATTCCTGTTCTCCTTTCCATGGGAAAGGAAAATCTCTATGTGTGGGAATTTGAAGAGGGGATGCTCCATGAGAACGAAGGAGCAGAAATCCTCTGTCAGGCCTGTATGAATTCCTCCATGGAGCAAGGGCCGGTCAAGGAAGGGAAAATTGAACTGAAGGCTACCCAGGAAGGGGTCTTGGAAGTAGATACCAAAAGGTTGCTTGCCATAAACAGCCTTGGCAATGTCATGATTGCCACACGGGCAAACCATTCTGTCGTACGCCTCAATGACAAACTTGCTGGGATGCGGGTAATCCCGCTGGTGATTGACGCCGGCCAGATGAAAAAAGTATCGGCAATAGCCGATGCGTCCAATCCTTTACTCTCGATTCATCCTTTTTTGATCAAGGATTGCACCCTGTTGGTAACCGGCAGTGAAGTCAGCAAGAATTTGATAACCGATACGTTTTCGCCTGTAGTCGAACAAAAACTCAAGGAACTGGGCGTTGTGGTCACCGAAAAAATCTATACCGGTGATGATCAGGCGTTCATTGCAACTTCTATCAAAAAGGCAGTAGCCGGAGGATCTTCGATGGTTATCTGTACCGGTGGAATGAGCGTTGACCCTGATGACCGTACCCCTGGTGCAATCAAGGAATCGGGGGCGAACATAGTGACTTATGGTGCTCCGGTTCTTCCCGGCGCCATGTTTTTGATCTCGTATCTTGGTGATGTACCGGTTCTCGGCCTGCCTGGGTGTGTCATGTATGCAAAACGAACTGTTTTTGACTTGGCTCTCCCACGCATTGTCGCCAGGATTCCCCTGTCTGGGGACGATATTGCGAAATGGGGAAATGGTGGGCTCTGCCTCCAGTGCCCTGTTTGCCATTTCCCGAACTGCAATTTCGGTATGGGAGGTATCTGA
- a CDS encoding winged helix-turn-helix domain-containing protein, with translation MSFTCSLTIRLLQEEPFFGPGVNELLHQIDYKKSLFAAAASMHMSYSKAWKILNEAEKRIGYPLTSKSIGGVEGGGSVLTEEGRSFMERYDSFLVDASEEVEAKFNTYFPEAKK, from the coding sequence ATGTCTTTTACCTGTTCCCTGACAATACGGCTCTTGCAAGAAGAGCCATTCTTTGGCCCTGGGGTCAACGAGTTGTTGCATCAAATCGATTATAAGAAATCTCTTTTTGCTGCCGCAGCCTCGATGCATATGTCCTATTCCAAAGCCTGGAAGATACTCAATGAGGCTGAAAAAAGGATTGGGTATCCCTTGACTTCGAAATCGATCGGAGGGGTGGAAGGCGGTGGGTCTGTTTTGACAGAAGAAGGGCGTTCCTTCATGGAGCGCTATGATTCCTTCCTGGTTGATGCAAGCGAGGAAGTTGAGGCCAAATTCAATACATATTTTCCAGAGGCAAAGAAATGA
- a CDS encoding ROK family protein, which produces MGKELFLGIDIGGTKTSVSLGSSDGVILAKNMFATSNDPQEVIEEICIASIQVMKANKVSAGGISCGGPLDAEQGLILSPPNLPSWDKIPICSILSSRLGIPFFLENDANACALAEWYWGNGRGTQNMVFLTFGTGFGAGLILNGRLYRGTNGQAGEIGHIRSDESGPFCYGKNGSFESFCSGTGISLLFEQNFRTAKTAKEICALADSGDVFALTVVRESASHLGLALSLLIDLLNPEKIIIGSIYQRNEKLFNSIANTIIDNEALELNRQCCKIVPSALAEQLGDLAALGIAKDHWRTHA; this is translated from the coding sequence GTGGGAAAAGAACTGTTTCTGGGGATCGATATCGGGGGAACCAAGACCAGTGTCTCGCTTGGGTCTTCCGATGGGGTGATTTTGGCAAAGAATATGTTTGCCACTTCGAATGACCCACAAGAAGTCATTGAAGAAATCTGTATTGCCAGTATACAGGTCATGAAGGCCAACAAGGTAAGTGCCGGGGGAATTTCTTGCGGGGGTCCCCTTGATGCCGAGCAAGGTCTTATCCTATCCCCACCGAACCTCCCTTCCTGGGACAAAATCCCAATCTGCTCGATTCTCTCTTCCCGTCTTGGTATACCCTTCTTTTTGGAAAATGATGCTAATGCCTGTGCTCTTGCCGAATGGTATTGGGGAAACGGGAGAGGTACCCAGAACATGGTCTTTTTGACCTTCGGTACAGGGTTTGGTGCCGGTTTGATTCTTAATGGACGACTATATCGGGGGACTAACGGGCAAGCCGGGGAAATCGGGCATATCAGGTCAGATGAATCAGGACCCTTTTGCTATGGAAAAAACGGTTCCTTTGAAAGCTTTTGCAGTGGAACAGGAATCAGCCTGCTCTTTGAGCAAAACTTCAGGACAGCAAAGACAGCCAAGGAAATCTGCGCCCTTGCCGACAGCGGCGACGTCTTTGCCCTGACGGTAGTCCGGGAAAGCGCCTCGCATCTGGGACTGGCCCTCTCCTTGCTCATAGACCTGTTGAACCCTGAGAAAATTATCATCGGAAGCATTTACCAACGCAATGAGAAACTATTCAATTCAATAGCAAACACTATAATCGATAACGAAGCCTTGGAATTGAATAGGCAATGCTGCAAGATAGTCCCTTCCGCACTTGCAGAACAACTGGGAGACTTGGCTGCCCTTGGTATTGCCAAAGATCATTGGAGAACCCATGCATAA
- a CDS encoding D-sedoheptulose-7-phosphate isomerase, whose protein sequence is MHKEIEALIERYPQLKPMAQDIEKASSILIKSIKEGGKVLVCGNGGSSSDADHIVGELMKSFAIERPLDKSFKEQLVKADLSMGSVLAKHLQGAIPAINLGCHTALSSAFNNDVDPALVFAQQVHGYGKSGDVLLGLSTSGNAKNVNYAAVTALAKGMHVIGMTGETGGALAGHCTICLKVPQRETYKVQELHLPLYHTLCLLLENEFFL, encoded by the coding sequence ATGCATAAGGAAATTGAAGCATTAATTGAACGATATCCACAACTGAAGCCAATGGCACAGGATATAGAAAAGGCCTCCTCGATCCTAATCAAAAGCATCAAAGAAGGTGGCAAGGTGCTGGTCTGTGGGAATGGGGGAAGCAGTAGCGACGCCGATCATATTGTCGGGGAATTGATGAAGTCATTTGCCATCGAAAGACCCTTGGACAAGTCATTCAAGGAACAATTGGTCAAAGCTGACCTGAGCATGGGTTCAGTGCTGGCAAAGCACCTGCAGGGAGCTATCCCGGCGATCAATCTGGGATGCCATACGGCTCTCAGCTCGGCCTTCAACAATGATGTCGACCCTGCCTTGGTCTTCGCCCAGCAGGTCCATGGATATGGAAAAAGCGGGGACGTACTTCTGGGCCTGTCTACAAGCGGAAATGCAAAGAACGTTAACTATGCGGCAGTCACTGCTTTGGCCAAGGGTATGCACGTAATCGGCATGACCGGGGAAACCGGGGGTGCACTTGCGGGCCATTGCACGATCTGCCTCAAAGTACCCCAAAGGGAAACCTATAAGGTACAGGAGCTTCACCTGCCCCTATACCATACGCTTTGCCTTTTACTTGAGAATGAATTTTTTCTCTAG
- a CDS encoding MarR family winged helix-turn-helix transcriptional regulator: MEEIQKLDNQLCFALYVCSKEIIKKYKPLLEPFGLTYTGYITMLVLWEKDGLTVKELGERLFLDSGTLTPVLKKLEASGFVERNRNKDDERSVTITLTAKGKRTQESALSIPKAMGCAITSDNRFGEEEMKDLLKELHIVSSVLVED, translated from the coding sequence ATGGAAGAAATACAAAAACTTGACAACCAGCTTTGCTTTGCATTGTATGTCTGTTCCAAGGAGATCATAAAGAAATATAAGCCTTTGCTTGAGCCGTTTGGCCTCACCTATACAGGATATATTACCATGCTTGTGCTTTGGGAGAAGGATGGTTTGACCGTCAAGGAACTCGGGGAAAGGCTTTTCCTTGACTCCGGGACGTTAACCCCGGTTCTCAAAAAACTGGAAGCCTCCGGGTTTGTAGAGAGAAACAGAAACAAAGACGACGAGCGTAGCGTAACCATAACCTTGACAGCAAAAGGAAAGCGTACCCAAGAGAGTGCCCTTTCCATTCCAAAAGCAATGGGGTGTGCCATTACCTCTGACAATCGGTTTGGAGAAGAAGAAATGAAGGATTTACTCAAGGAACTGCATATCGTTTCCTCTGTCTTGGTTGAAGACTAG
- a CDS encoding carbohydrate ABC transporter permease, with translation MAKPYLMIIPALVLAYLFSYRPFLLTVANSLFSISQAGKRISFVGLENYFRLFSSESFQDSLSNTLRFTLYFVPINIAVTLGGAFACNRKGKLAQINGILLFLPLAVAMSSAMMIFKMLFNPSIGIVNSLLGLDIQWFNDSKAAMALLVMAGVWLDIGFDFLLLSSALKNVPPALQEAMLIDGASKRTIFMHLQIPFIAPTLLFVLCNNIKDAMLICSPVIILTEGGPFRSTQTLVYQMYLEGFKSGNYSLGSALATVVFTLTFAILLLLLSLEKRRVYYQ, from the coding sequence TTGGCAAAACCTTATCTCATGATTATCCCAGCCTTGGTGTTGGCTTATCTGTTCAGTTACCGACCCTTTCTGTTGACGGTGGCCAACAGCCTATTTTCAATTTCCCAAGCGGGGAAAAGAATTTCCTTTGTGGGCCTGGAGAATTACTTCAGACTGTTCTCAAGCGAATCGTTCCAAGACAGCCTTTCCAACACACTTCGTTTTACGCTCTATTTTGTTCCTATCAATATTGCTGTCACCCTTGGGGGAGCCTTTGCCTGCAACCGTAAGGGGAAACTGGCTCAGATTAATGGGATTCTGCTTTTTCTCCCCCTTGCCGTAGCAATGAGCAGTGCCATGATGATTTTTAAAATGTTGTTCAATCCGTCGATCGGCATAGTGAATTCCCTGCTCGGTTTAGATATCCAATGGTTTAATGATAGCAAGGCGGCCATGGCTTTATTGGTAATGGCTGGGGTTTGGCTCGATATCGGCTTTGATTTTCTACTCCTATCCTCGGCTTTGAAAAATGTCCCTCCTGCCCTGCAAGAGGCAATGCTGATCGATGGGGCCTCAAAAAGAACTATTTTCATGCATCTGCAGATTCCCTTCATTGCCCCGACCTTGCTCTTTGTCCTATGCAATAACATCAAGGATGCAATGCTCATCTGTTCCCCGGTTATCATCCTGACCGAGGGAGGCCCTTTTAGGTCTACCCAGACTTTGGTCTACCAGATGTACCTTGAAGGGTTCAAAAGCGGAAACTATTCCTTAGGTTCTGCACTTGCCACTGTAGTATTTACCTTGACGTTCGCCATTCTGCTTCTGCTGCTCAGTCTTGAGAAACGGAGGGTGTACTACCAATGA